In the genome of Vibrio sp. 16, one region contains:
- a CDS encoding cation diffusion facilitator family transporter, which translates to MCARTSLNEKRILTFSALLASGFAGGGLVLGLLVGSLVIVFDGVYSLVSLLLTLLSLAVSRYIERPSLSQFPFGKAILEPVVIAIKGSVILLVVGYSLYSAIQSMFTGGREVDTSIATLFGLVNVIGCGYGWYYIANKSKRFSSGLIEAEATQWQMDTLLSVAVTLGFIAAWLVSLSSYAEYAVYADPMMMILMSFYFIKVPFDMLREAMRELLMMKPSDDIITTVDAEVSALDQQVEQHLEVAAVTKVGRELRVNLDVHAKGSQVPVAELEKTRRVLKDKLSKLSLDLNLTMNIAS; encoded by the coding sequence ATGTGTGCTAGGACAAGCTTAAACGAAAAACGAATACTGACCTTTTCAGCCCTTTTGGCCTCTGGCTTCGCGGGTGGTGGCTTGGTGCTTGGTTTGCTTGTCGGCTCGCTAGTGATTGTTTTTGATGGCGTCTATTCCTTAGTGAGTTTGCTGTTAACTTTATTGTCACTCGCTGTTTCTCGCTACATTGAGCGTCCATCCCTTAGCCAGTTTCCGTTTGGTAAAGCCATTCTTGAACCAGTGGTGATCGCCATTAAAGGCAGCGTGATTCTGTTGGTTGTGGGTTACTCACTTTACTCGGCTATTCAGTCCATGTTTACAGGCGGCCGTGAAGTCGACACCTCAATCGCGACCCTCTTTGGTTTGGTCAATGTCATCGGCTGTGGTTACGGTTGGTACTACATTGCCAACAAATCAAAACGTTTCTCTTCAGGATTGATTGAAGCAGAAGCAACCCAGTGGCAAATGGATACGCTCTTGAGTGTTGCGGTTACATTAGGCTTTATCGCAGCATGGCTCGTCTCGTTGTCATCGTACGCAGAATACGCCGTATATGCAGACCCAATGATGATGATTTTGATGTCTTTCTACTTCATTAAGGTGCCGTTTGATATGCTCAGAGAAGCGATGCGTGAGCTGCTGATGATGAAACCCAGTGACGATATCATTACCACTGTCGACGCCGAAGTCTCAGCATTAGACCAACAGGTTGAGCAACATCTGGAAGTCGCGGCTGTGACCAAAGTAGGACGAGAGCTTCGTGTCAATCTTGATGTTCACGCCAAAGGCTCACAAGTACCTGTGGCGGAGCTTGAGAAAACCCGCCGAGTGCTGAAAGACAAACTGTCTAAGCTCTCTTTGGATCTAAATCTGACGATGAACATTGCTAGTTAA
- a CDS encoding LysR family transcriptional regulator yields the protein MNLSQIEAFCSVADTGSVSEAARQLECNRTKLSMAIKALEKDLSIELFVRSGNHLALSEAGKAIYKDCQNLLVTAARIRQTCAQVSGEFNAEVWIARDDSLPDEMWHELSHKLNNRFPATAFNIVLASSGDLANLVATQQVDFAFGVDYERIDDPHITYQPLGKIRMMSVCRADHPLSKMRRVSDDELRNAMQAVMVYLNEKDNPELQPFSLRHIGFSSFDYMLNTILEEEAWGVLPEPLIRHLLRKQKLAVIKHTYGLTQEDYCMFTAAGMTEHPGMSWLADKLNEYLFDF from the coding sequence ATGAACTTATCTCAAATCGAAGCATTTTGTAGCGTCGCGGACACAGGTTCCGTATCGGAAGCCGCTCGTCAACTTGAGTGCAATCGCACCAAGCTCAGTATGGCAATCAAAGCGTTAGAGAAAGATTTGAGCATTGAACTGTTCGTCCGTAGCGGTAATCACTTGGCGCTGTCCGAAGCAGGAAAAGCAATCTACAAAGACTGTCAGAATCTACTGGTTACCGCGGCACGTATTCGCCAAACTTGCGCTCAAGTGTCCGGGGAGTTCAACGCCGAAGTATGGATAGCGCGTGATGATTCCCTACCTGACGAAATGTGGCATGAGCTCTCTCATAAACTTAATAACCGCTTTCCGGCAACCGCATTCAACATTGTGCTTGCATCCAGTGGTGACCTTGCCAACCTTGTTGCCACCCAACAGGTCGACTTTGCATTCGGAGTCGATTATGAACGAATCGATGATCCCCACATCACCTATCAGCCACTAGGGAAAATCCGCATGATGTCGGTGTGTCGCGCCGATCACCCCCTAAGTAAAATGCGCCGCGTGTCCGATGACGAGCTGCGTAACGCCATGCAAGCTGTCATGGTTTACCTAAATGAAAAAGACAACCCAGAACTTCAGCCGTTTTCTCTCAGACACATTGGGTTTTCCAGCTTTGATTACATGCTCAACACTATCTTGGAAGAAGAAGCATGGGGCGTGTTACCTGAGCCTTTGATTCGTCATTTGTTGAGAAAACAAAAGTTAGCGGTGATCAAACACACCTACGGTTTAACCCAAGAAGACTACTGCATGTTTACCGCGGCAGGCATGACTGAACACCCGGGTATGAGCTGGCTTGCGGACAAATTGAACGAATATTTGTTCGATTTCTAA
- a CDS encoding GNAT family N-acetyltransferase: MITYREMDISDYAQVAALWRETEHMLLRGADSKQSISQYLVRNPGLSYIAQKDKVIVGCVLVGTDGRRGYLQHLAVSNEERGSGIGKHLVSLSINALAQIGIAKTHLFVANDNPKAQAFYQSQGWQPRDEVRMFSFNSSSNSEV, encoded by the coding sequence ATGATCACCTACCGAGAAATGGATATTTCCGATTACGCCCAAGTCGCAGCGCTATGGCGTGAAACCGAGCACATGCTACTCCGAGGCGCTGACTCAAAGCAGAGTATTTCACAGTACCTAGTTCGAAATCCGGGGCTAAGTTACATCGCCCAAAAAGACAAAGTTATCGTTGGCTGCGTGCTTGTGGGTACTGATGGTCGACGAGGTTACTTGCAACACCTCGCGGTGAGCAATGAAGAAAGGGGCAGCGGTATCGGTAAACATCTGGTTTCGTTATCCATTAACGCGCTTGCACAGATAGGGATTGCGAAAACCCATTTATTTGTCGCCAATGACAACCCAAAGGCGCAGGCATTTTATCAATCCCAAGGGTGGCAGCCCCGTGATGAAGTTAGGATGTTCTCTTTTAATTCATCATCAAATTCAGAAGTTTAA
- a CDS encoding class I SAM-dependent DNA methyltransferase has product MATSWDDIAADWDKEKSTGEYANKAFESLSDIINIQGARVLDFGCGTGLLCQKLSPLAKEIVALDSSEAMIEQLDRKELENVEPVVDILSRGLVAMHPAFRDQFDLVVASSVCSFLPNYADVADIIYSLLDQGNHFVHWDWLSEQDEVGGMTYEHVEQVLTSVGFEEVTVTTPFEIETPQGTLKVLMAVAKK; this is encoded by the coding sequence ATGGCTACTAGTTGGGATGATATCGCGGCAGATTGGGACAAAGAAAAATCGACCGGCGAATACGCAAATAAAGCGTTCGAATCGTTGTCAGATATCATTAATATTCAAGGCGCTCGCGTTCTGGATTTTGGTTGTGGGACGGGATTGCTTTGCCAAAAGTTATCACCATTGGCTAAAGAGATTGTCGCGCTTGATAGCTCAGAAGCGATGATCGAGCAGCTCGATAGGAAAGAGCTAGAAAACGTCGAGCCAGTGGTGGATATTCTTAGCCGTGGACTGGTTGCAATGCACCCTGCGTTTCGTGATCAGTTTGACCTTGTGGTGGCGTCTTCGGTGTGTAGCTTTCTTCCTAACTACGCAGACGTTGCGGATATCATCTATAGCTTGTTGGACCAAGGAAATCACTTTGTGCATTGGGATTGGTTGTCAGAGCAAGATGAAGTGGGCGGCATGACTTACGAACACGTCGAGCAAGTGCTGACCAGTGTCGGCTTCGAAGAAGTCACCGTAACGACCCCATTTGAGATAGAGACTCCGCAAGGTACACTCAAGGTGTTGATGGCTGTTGCCAAAAAATAA
- a CDS encoding GNAT family N-acetyltransferase, which produces MKLEFVTVETNEFERLFDVVKQGLFTHVDKVFGWDDDFQRERLKNNYQSSWFHWVVKDEEQVALVCFKPYENAVHLHFLIVFPDKQRKCIGQQVMAQIEQMAKGAGREKVTLSSFVINSGATSLYQKLGYQVVEQDEAFLSMALNLKE; this is translated from the coding sequence ATGAAGTTAGAGTTTGTTACGGTCGAAACGAATGAATTTGAGCGACTGTTTGATGTAGTGAAACAAGGGTTGTTTACTCACGTTGATAAGGTCTTCGGCTGGGATGATGATTTTCAGCGCGAACGATTGAAAAACAACTACCAATCATCTTGGTTTCATTGGGTAGTCAAAGACGAAGAACAAGTCGCTTTGGTCTGTTTTAAGCCATACGAAAACGCGGTTCACTTACACTTTTTGATTGTGTTTCCTGATAAGCAACGAAAATGCATTGGTCAGCAAGTCATGGCACAGATCGAACAAATGGCGAAAGGTGCTGGCCGCGAGAAAGTGACCTTATCGAGCTTTGTAATCAACAGTGGCGCGACGTCGCTTTATCAAAAATTGGGTTATCAAGTGGTGGAGCAAGACGAAGCGTTTCTATCGATGGCTCTTAACCTAAAAGAGTAA
- a CDS encoding sensor histidine kinase translates to MSFVDDYTLTRSSVFKTLIGLFLVITIINIMVVRQVYIDSDSFHREQLTKQLNDEIMEFSYLAEQSREEVEKLLQAKKASNTPFYYRLIEHIEPTYTTQFYPISSLPNDTTNIAIGDNVKLEIGVNPQVVEAYRNALVPIVLSSIVLPIAVMLVAALFFTILILRRLENVNKAMNRVLCGERDVKLEVSQQDDEFDILAIHLNYMIEQMAKKEQTLKSLTVGMAHDMRTPMARLKLRLEDVLSHQQLSPAQQAQISACHDELELILSLFNSMLEIAKINSGQVTLQAEPVDLAKISQDAIEFISPIAEQKQLSLTFRQDQTCQVKGDPSLLFRAIFNLVENAVKYTPENGQINVVVDRLGVVVADSGIGIADKDKPNVCRPMYRADKSRSEHGNGLGLSLVDAVVHQHGAELIFKDNHPGLRARILFT, encoded by the coding sequence ATGTCCTTCGTAGATGATTATACCCTCACACGATCATCTGTTTTTAAAACCTTAATCGGGCTTTTTCTGGTTATCACTATCATCAACATCATGGTTGTGCGGCAAGTCTACATCGACTCTGACAGCTTTCATCGCGAGCAACTCACCAAACAACTGAATGACGAAATCATGGAATTCAGTTACCTCGCTGAACAGAGTCGGGAAGAGGTTGAAAAACTACTCCAAGCGAAGAAAGCGTCCAATACCCCTTTCTATTATCGCTTAATTGAACACATAGAGCCGACTTACACTACTCAGTTCTATCCGATTAGCTCACTGCCCAATGACACGACCAATATTGCGATTGGAGATAACGTTAAACTCGAAATTGGCGTCAATCCCCAAGTAGTCGAAGCGTATCGAAACGCGCTGGTGCCCATCGTCCTTTCTAGTATTGTGTTACCCATTGCGGTTATGTTGGTCGCGGCTCTGTTTTTCACCATTTTGATCTTGCGCCGACTCGAAAACGTCAACAAAGCGATGAACCGAGTCCTGTGCGGCGAGCGCGATGTGAAGTTAGAGGTATCACAACAAGACGATGAGTTCGACATTCTCGCCATACACCTCAATTACATGATTGAACAAATGGCGAAAAAAGAGCAAACATTGAAATCTCTCACGGTTGGCATGGCCCACGATATGCGAACACCCATGGCGCGCCTTAAGCTGAGGCTGGAAGATGTTTTGTCACATCAGCAGTTGAGCCCAGCTCAGCAAGCTCAAATTTCTGCGTGTCATGACGAGTTGGAGCTCATCTTATCGTTGTTTAATAGCATGCTAGAAATTGCGAAAATCAACAGTGGTCAAGTTACCTTACAGGCCGAGCCCGTTGATTTAGCCAAAATCAGCCAAGATGCAATCGAATTTATCTCGCCTATTGCCGAACAAAAACAGCTTTCGCTCACCTTTCGGCAAGACCAAACCTGCCAAGTCAAAGGTGATCCGTCGCTTCTGTTCCGAGCGATTTTTAATCTGGTTGAAAACGCCGTTAAGTACACCCCAGAAAATGGTCAAATCAATGTGGTTGTTGATAGGTTAGGTGTTGTGGTTGCCGACAGTGGAATCGGCATTGCTGATAAAGACAAACCCAACGTGTGCCGACCGATGTATCGCGCTGACAAAAGTCGCAGTGAGCATGGCAATGGCTTAGGGCTCTCGTTGGTTGATGCGGTCGTTCATCAGCACGGCGCTGAGTTAATTTTCAAAGATAATCACCCAGGTTTGCGCGCGCGCATTTTATTCACCTAA
- a CDS encoding acetoacetate--CoA ligase translates to MSQCEVSNNEPIWAPSPQRIESSNLQQFINHVKIQGHNINNYRDLHQWSVKQKKDFWLEIWQFCDVIGFKGDCIHGEGLARWGEFQPSRDTIWFPQAQLNYAENLLAQAFQAPDDIAIWFKNERGESQKTTWQELCDQVSILQQWLIHNGVGQGDVVAGYLPHMTETVIAMLATTSLGAIWTSTSPDFGVESVTERFGQVQPKVLFCCNGYQFNGKTFNMEHKNREIVASLPSITNTCQIDYLRQGFTDSMSNETFSDWEAILASFLPRGTHYQRIGFNDPLFVLYSSGTTGKPKCIVHSVGGTILNHLKEHQLHCDIQPKDRVFYYTTCGWMMWNWHVSALASGATLVIFDGSPMYPNPDVLWQLADEAKVSLFGTSAKYLEALEKTAFRPAESYDLSALKTLCSTGSVLYPNQYDFVYSDIKVDVHLASISGGTDICGCFVLGNPISPVYRGECQGPGLGMDVAVYDEHGIEITGKRGELVCRNSFPNQPLGFWGDTGERYHDAYWNKFDNTWHHGDDVALTQSGGMVFYGRSDTTLNPGGVRIGTAEIYQQVNGLTEIKDSIAVSRHVDGDEKIVLFVQMEPSHVFDDALLEQICTTLKQKCSPRHVPSEIYPLSEIPKTKSGKLVELAVKQVLHGQEVKNKGAIANPAVLEEIIQYAN, encoded by the coding sequence ATGTCGCAGTGTGAAGTCAGTAACAACGAGCCGATCTGGGCTCCAAGCCCACAAAGAATTGAGTCTTCTAATCTTCAACAATTCATCAACCACGTTAAGATTCAAGGCCACAACATCAATAATTACAGAGATTTACATCAGTGGTCGGTCAAACAAAAGAAAGATTTTTGGTTGGAAATTTGGCAGTTTTGCGATGTCATTGGTTTTAAAGGCGACTGCATTCATGGCGAAGGATTGGCCCGCTGGGGGGAGTTTCAACCCAGCCGCGATACCATTTGGTTTCCTCAAGCGCAGCTAAACTACGCCGAAAATTTACTTGCTCAGGCCTTCCAAGCGCCTGACGATATCGCCATCTGGTTTAAGAACGAACGGGGCGAATCGCAAAAAACCACGTGGCAAGAACTGTGCGATCAAGTGTCGATTTTACAGCAATGGCTTATTCACAATGGCGTTGGCCAAGGCGATGTGGTTGCGGGTTACCTGCCGCACATGACGGAAACAGTTATCGCTATGTTGGCAACCACCAGCCTTGGGGCGATATGGACCTCTACCTCACCCGATTTTGGCGTCGAAAGTGTGACAGAACGTTTTGGTCAAGTGCAACCCAAGGTTCTGTTTTGCTGCAATGGCTATCAGTTCAACGGTAAAACCTTCAATATGGAGCACAAAAACCGAGAAATTGTCGCCTCATTGCCAAGCATCACCAATACCTGCCAAATTGATTACCTTCGTCAAGGCTTCACCGATTCCATGAGTAACGAAACGTTTTCTGATTGGGAAGCGATATTGGCAAGCTTTCTCCCTCGTGGCACCCATTATCAACGCATCGGGTTTAACGACCCTCTGTTTGTGCTCTACTCTTCGGGCACAACAGGGAAACCCAAATGTATCGTCCACTCTGTAGGCGGTACCATACTCAACCACTTAAAAGAGCATCAACTCCACTGCGATATTCAGCCAAAGGATAGGGTTTTCTATTACACCACCTGTGGATGGATGATGTGGAATTGGCATGTCTCTGCGTTGGCGAGTGGCGCAACCCTAGTGATCTTTGATGGCAGCCCGATGTACCCCAACCCAGATGTGCTTTGGCAACTGGCGGATGAAGCTAAAGTCAGCTTGTTTGGTACTTCTGCAAAATACTTAGAAGCATTAGAAAAAACAGCATTTAGACCCGCAGAGAGCTATGATCTATCGGCCCTTAAAACCCTCTGCTCCACCGGCTCGGTGCTTTACCCAAATCAATATGATTTCGTCTACTCCGACATCAAAGTCGACGTGCATTTGGCGTCTATCTCTGGCGGAACCGACATCTGCGGATGTTTTGTTTTGGGTAACCCCATTTCGCCCGTCTACCGTGGTGAGTGCCAAGGTCCGGGCTTAGGTATGGACGTCGCTGTCTACGATGAACACGGTATCGAAATTACGGGTAAACGAGGAGAGTTAGTCTGTAGAAACAGCTTCCCAAATCAGCCACTCGGTTTTTGGGGTGATACCGGAGAACGTTACCATGACGCGTACTGGAACAAGTTCGACAATACATGGCATCACGGGGATGACGTGGCACTGACCCAAAGCGGTGGCATGGTGTTTTACGGTCGAAGTGACACCACCCTAAACCCCGGCGGTGTGCGGATCGGGACGGCGGAAATCTATCAGCAAGTGAATGGACTCACCGAAATTAAAGATTCAATTGCCGTGTCACGACATGTGGATGGCGATGAAAAGATCGTGTTATTTGTTCAAATGGAGCCATCCCACGTTTTTGATGACGCTTTGCTTGAGCAGATATGTACCACGCTAAAGCAAAAATGCTCGCCAAGACATGTACCCAGTGAGATTTATCCGCTGAGCGAGATCCCTAAAACGAAATCTGGGAAGCTGGTGGAACTTGCCGTCAAGCAAGTACTGCATGGTCAAGAGGTTAAGAACAAAGGCGCGATCGCCAACCCAGCCGTACTGGAGGAAATCATTCAATACGCCAATTGA
- a CDS encoding universal stress protein, which yields MQQFNNILFLSQGVMDNRESLAQSIRLAWRNKAKLKGLVVCPHLPNDMNDYEDQYETWLMESMQSLVQESLVEQDMSREDLQFPVELIVADKPTVQAIRYVQDHGIDLVIKDAEPNQSRSRGLRAIDMSLLRKCPCPVWLNRPSDKPRSKQRVAVAVNPNATTDEEKTLSIQLLQLGRSIADSCDSRLHIISCWEYVLEHYLDDHIWIKVSQDELQQQIELAKQQHYEALQTLVEASEIGGDLVMHRLHGTPDAEIPHCVEETDIDVLVMGTLARTGIPGVVIGNTAENIVQSVNCSLVALKSKQFRSPIK from the coding sequence ATGCAACAATTCAACAACATACTCTTTCTCAGTCAAGGAGTGATGGACAATCGAGAGTCCCTTGCACAATCAATTCGTTTAGCATGGCGGAATAAAGCCAAACTAAAAGGGCTTGTTGTTTGCCCTCACCTACCCAACGACATGAATGACTATGAGGATCAGTACGAGACTTGGCTAATGGAGTCAATGCAAAGTCTTGTACAAGAAAGCCTCGTCGAACAAGACATGTCGCGCGAAGACCTGCAGTTTCCTGTTGAACTGATTGTCGCAGATAAGCCGACGGTCCAAGCCATTCGGTATGTTCAAGATCACGGGATCGACTTGGTGATTAAAGATGCGGAGCCAAATCAATCTCGCAGCCGCGGTCTACGTGCTATTGATATGAGCCTGCTAAGAAAATGCCCCTGCCCTGTTTGGCTAAATCGTCCGTCAGACAAACCACGAAGCAAACAACGTGTTGCGGTAGCGGTTAATCCAAATGCCACCACAGACGAAGAGAAAACGCTCTCTATCCAGCTCCTTCAGCTTGGTCGTTCTATTGCCGATAGCTGTGACAGCCGCCTTCACATCATCTCTTGTTGGGAATATGTGCTCGAACATTATCTAGACGATCATATTTGGATAAAAGTGTCGCAAGACGAGCTCCAGCAACAGATTGAACTGGCGAAACAGCAACACTACGAAGCCCTTCAAACGTTGGTCGAAGCCTCTGAAATAGGGGGCGATTTAGTGATGCATCGCTTACATGGCACGCCCGACGCAGAAATCCCTCACTGTGTAGAGGAAACCGACATTGATGTGTTGGTGATGGGGACACTCGCTCGAACTGGCATCCCTGGCGTGGTGATCGGCAACACTGCTGAGAACATCGTTCAGAGCGTCAACTGTTCTTTGGTTGCCCTTAAATCCAAGCAGTTTCGCTCTCCCATCAAATAG
- the nagE gene encoding N-acetylglucosamine-specific PTS transporter subunit IIBC, producing MNILGYLQKIGKALMVPIAVLPAGGLMLGLGYAIDPAGWGANSALATILVYGGKGIMDNQAWLFAVGVAYGLAKDNNGAAALSGLLGLLIIEMIVGNVAVISQITGVPVDQMSSSEVIASKAAVSAFTGIMMGIVAATLYNRFHTIKLPAALGFFGGRRFVPIVTSLTAITISLVMVYVWPVVYGALVDFGIAISELGATGAGLYGFFNRLLIPIGLHHALNQVFIFDLVGINDISKFWSGTGELGVTGIYQGGFFPVMGYGLPAACLAMYHCAKPENKKKVGGILGASALTAILTGVTEPIEFAFMFVAPVLYVIHALLAALSLYIAASMQWIAGFTFSGGLIDFVLSFNLPLANKPYMLILQGLCFGAMYYFVFRFAILKFDLKTPGREDVQVEQGNEATSNEKALQYVKALGGLANLATIDSCITRLRLTLNDMSVVNEETLKSIGALGVVKMGNNNLQVIVGTEAEDIAHAMRQVSESQSLTPSMSS from the coding sequence GTGAATATACTCGGTTACTTACAAAAAATCGGCAAGGCGTTGATGGTGCCAATTGCCGTGCTACCTGCGGGTGGCTTAATGCTGGGTTTGGGCTACGCGATAGACCCAGCGGGCTGGGGGGCGAACAGTGCGCTCGCAACAATACTCGTATACGGCGGTAAGGGCATTATGGACAACCAAGCTTGGTTGTTTGCGGTTGGTGTCGCATACGGGCTTGCCAAGGATAACAATGGTGCGGCTGCTTTGTCGGGATTGCTTGGGTTACTGATTATCGAGATGATTGTAGGCAATGTTGCCGTGATATCACAGATAACGGGCGTACCTGTCGATCAGATGTCTTCATCCGAGGTCATTGCATCGAAAGCGGCGGTGAGTGCCTTTACTGGGATCATGATGGGTATCGTGGCTGCGACGCTGTATAACCGTTTTCATACAATCAAGCTTCCAGCTGCACTTGGCTTCTTTGGTGGTCGACGATTCGTCCCTATTGTTACCTCTCTTACTGCGATCACCATAAGTCTTGTCATGGTTTATGTATGGCCTGTTGTCTACGGCGCACTGGTGGACTTCGGTATCGCGATTTCCGAGCTTGGCGCGACAGGGGCTGGTTTGTATGGTTTCTTTAACCGACTCTTGATTCCGATTGGCTTGCATCATGCCCTTAACCAAGTCTTCATTTTTGACTTAGTGGGGATCAATGACATCAGTAAATTCTGGTCGGGTACCGGTGAACTCGGTGTAACGGGCATCTATCAAGGTGGCTTTTTCCCTGTGATGGGCTACGGTCTGCCAGCTGCATGTTTGGCGATGTATCACTGCGCGAAGCCTGAAAACAAAAAGAAAGTTGGCGGCATTTTGGGCGCATCTGCACTAACTGCGATTCTGACCGGTGTCACAGAGCCGATTGAGTTTGCGTTTATGTTCGTTGCGCCTGTTTTGTACGTCATCCACGCTCTTTTAGCGGCGCTATCACTCTACATTGCTGCAAGTATGCAGTGGATCGCGGGCTTCACCTTCAGCGGCGGCTTAATTGACTTTGTGTTGTCGTTCAATTTGCCGTTGGCCAACAAACCTTACATGTTGATTTTGCAAGGTCTTTGTTTCGGTGCGATGTATTACTTTGTGTTCCGTTTTGCCATCTTAAAATTTGACCTCAAAACACCGGGTCGTGAAGATGTGCAGGTCGAGCAAGGCAATGAAGCAACCAGCAATGAAAAAGCGTTGCAATACGTCAAAGCGCTAGGCGGACTAGCGAATCTGGCAACGATCGATTCTTGTATCACTCGTTTACGATTAACACTCAATGATATGTCAGTCGTGAACGAAGAGACGTTGAAATCGATTGGTGCGCTTGGTGTGGTGAAAATGGGCAACAATAATCTTCAGGTGATTGTAGGTACCGAAGCGGAAGACATCGCTCACGCAATGAGGCAAGTTTCAGAGTCGCAATCCCTTACGCCTTCTATGAGCTCATAG
- a CDS encoding response regulator transcription factor: MKLLIIEDDQTTREFVAKGLQEHGYTVDQAEDGNSGLMMALSGEYDLVVLDRMLPYLDGMKVLSAIKATLEHLPVLILSAMDSVEDRVDGLQAGSDDYLIKPFALAELIARVDIIIHRNQRQTKPHSTLSYDCLTVDLRAHRVTCNNTELQLQPKEFQLIQHFIEHSEQVVSRMRLFESIWSYHFDPKTNVIDVHVANLRRKLEEAGCRDLLHTVRGAGYVLRR; encoded by the coding sequence GTGAAACTGCTGATTATAGAAGATGACCAAACAACGCGAGAATTTGTTGCTAAGGGACTGCAAGAGCATGGCTACACGGTTGATCAAGCAGAAGATGGCAACAGTGGGCTGATGATGGCACTAAGTGGCGAGTATGACTTGGTGGTATTGGACAGAATGTTGCCCTATTTGGACGGCATGAAAGTCCTATCTGCAATCAAGGCGACTTTAGAGCATTTGCCCGTCCTTATTCTGAGCGCCATGGACAGCGTCGAAGACCGCGTCGATGGGCTTCAAGCAGGCAGCGACGATTACCTCATCAAACCCTTCGCGTTGGCAGAACTTATTGCCCGTGTTGATATCATCATTCACCGTAACCAACGTCAAACTAAGCCGCATTCTACTCTCAGCTATGACTGCTTAACGGTCGATCTCCGTGCGCATCGGGTCACCTGCAACAATACCGAGTTGCAACTTCAGCCCAAAGAGTTCCAGTTGATTCAGCACTTTATTGAGCACAGTGAACAGGTTGTCTCACGAATGCGTTTATTTGAGAGTATCTGGAGCTATCACTTTGATCCAAAAACCAATGTCATTGATGTTCACGTAGCCAACCTGCGCCGTAAACTTGAAGAAGCGGGATGTCGTGATCTACTGCACACGGTTCGGGGAGCGGGTTATGTCCTTCGTAGATGA